A single genomic interval of Flavihumibacter rivuli harbors:
- a CDS encoding formimidoylglutamase: MSDLQHLTDFLEPLSLAQLSEDEGFKAGQMGRHIMVYEEEFPDLSDIDLVLVGCGEERGMGMGRPFSAAPDVIRQAFYKLFYWHSDVKLADIGNIRAGESLSDTYAALKMVIKDLTDAGKIVLILGGSHDLTLSQYHAYADRKQVIEAACVDALINLDMDALPQTEHFLMEILTGEPNFIRHYSHLAFQSYYVHPYMLENMDKLRFDCFRVGHVKEHLEEMEPVIRHCHLMSFDLSALAHAYAPGTAISPNGLTGEEACALTRYAGMSEKVNSFGIYGYRPEADPDGLTAKQVSQMVWYLIDGISKGKREADLKDRESFYEYHTAFAEVETTFLQSKRTGRWWMRMPDDKFIACSYKDYLVASHNDIPERWLRAQERSL, translated from the coding sequence ATGAGTGACCTGCAACATTTAACGGATTTCCTGGAGCCGCTGTCCCTTGCACAATTGAGTGAAGACGAGGGTTTTAAAGCCGGACAGATGGGAAGGCATATCATGGTTTATGAGGAAGAGTTTCCCGATCTTTCCGATATCGACCTGGTGCTTGTTGGCTGTGGGGAAGAACGCGGGATGGGAATGGGTAGGCCATTCTCTGCTGCACCCGATGTGATCAGGCAGGCATTTTATAAGCTCTTCTACTGGCATTCGGATGTGAAGCTGGCCGACATCGGTAATATCCGGGCAGGGGAATCCCTTAGCGATACCTATGCTGCCCTGAAGATGGTGATCAAGGACCTGACCGATGCGGGAAAGATCGTACTGATCCTGGGTGGTTCGCATGACCTTACCCTTTCGCAATACCATGCTTATGCTGACCGCAAGCAGGTGATCGAGGCGGCCTGCGTAGATGCCTTGATCAACCTGGATATGGATGCCCTGCCCCAAACAGAGCATTTCCTGATGGAGATCCTGACCGGTGAACCTAATTTCATTCGCCATTATAGCCACCTGGCTTTCCAGAGCTACTATGTGCATCCCTATATGTTGGAGAACATGGACAAACTGCGCTTCGACTGCTTCAGGGTAGGTCATGTGAAAGAGCATTTGGAAGAAATGGAACCGGTGATCCGCCATTGCCACCTTATGAGCTTTGACCTTTCTGCATTGGCCCATGCCTATGCACCGGGAACGGCCATTTCCCCTAACGGACTAACAGGTGAAGAAGCGTGTGCGCTTACCCGTTATGCAGGCATGAGCGAGAAGGTGAATAGTTTTGGAATATATGGTTACCGTCCGGAGGCTGATCCTGATGGGCTCACGGCCAAACAGGTGAGCCAGATGGTCTGGTACCTGATTGACGGTATCAGCAAAGGCAAAAGGGAAGCAGACCTGAAGGACAGGGAGTCGTTCTATGAATACCATACTGCTTTTGCGGAAGTGGAGACCACTTTCCTGCAAAGCAAGCGGACCGGCAGGTGGTGGATGCGCATGCCCGATGACAAGTTCATCGCCTGCTCCTATAAGGATTACCTGGTGGCCAGCCACAATGATATCCCTGAAAGATGGCTCAGGGCGCAGGAAAGGAGTTTGTGA